One segment of Candidatus Hydrogenedens sp. DNA contains the following:
- a CDS encoding site-specific DNA-methyltransferase, protein MTQEQKFYKALQDVFIGARIEGTGGFVNLMRIKSNYYQKIEELIKADIEKALEKYPSFREEIFDKLYSFFSRYFTESGSIYFNSTPFHNNVYEKVYTSDKDVVLFWKTHMLYYVKTDRIFRSIPVEFDNLKFYFDASNIENKKANERRNLIYELKEVKDDKTIVFNVFYSERGRTTKVEDILKALKKKDIKIDEENLERAFRIFEKQSEVDFFINKNAKAFLQEQFKLWSYQYFWEGADEWSADRVNQLQILKDIAFKVIDFISQFEDELVKIWNKPKFVKNSNYVITLDRIWSQPFPSNRGDQGVFPSNRGDQG, encoded by the coding sequence ATGACCCAGGAACAAAAATTTTACAAAGCATTACAGGATGTATTTATTGGTGCCAGGATTGAAGGTACTGGTGGTTTTGTCAATTTGATGAGAATAAAATCAAATTACTATCAGAAAATTGAAGAGTTAATAAAAGCAGATATAGAAAAGGCATTAGAAAAATACCCATCATTCCGGGAAGAGATCTTTGATAAACTTTACTCATTTTTCAGCAGATACTTTACAGAGAGTGGCTCCATCTATTTCAACTCCACCCCTTTTCATAATAATGTATATGAAAAAGTTTATACGAGTGATAAAGATGTGGTTCTTTTTTGGAAGACACATATGCTTTACTATGTCAAAACCGATAGAATTTTCAGAAGCATTCCAGTGGAATTCGACAACTTAAAGTTTTACTTCGACGCCTCTAATATTGAAAACAAAAAAGCGAATGAACGAAGGAATTTGATTTACGAACTTAAAGAAGTAAAAGATGATAAAACAATAGTTTTTAATGTTTTCTATTCCGAAAGAGGTAGAACAACAAAAGTAGAAGACATTTTAAAGGCACTTAAGAAAAAAGATATAAAGATAGATGAAGAGAATTTAGAGAGAGCTTTTAGGATATTTGAGAAGCAAAGCGAAGTAGATTTTTTCATTAATAAAAACGCCAAAGCATTTTTACAAGAACAGTTTAAACTTTGGAGTTATCAATACTTTTGGGAAGGTGCAGATGAATGGAGTGCAGACAGAGTTAATCAACTACAAATTTTGAAAGATATAGCTTTTAAGGTTATTGATTTTATCTCGCAGTTCGAAGATGAACTGGTAAAGATTTGGAACAAACCGAAGTTTGTTAAAAACTCAAACTATGTAATTACCCTTGATAGAATTTGGTCTCAACCATTCCCCTCTAATAGAGGGGACCAAGGGGTGTTCCCCTCTAATAGAGGGGACCAAGGGG
- a CDS encoding DUF559 domain-containing protein gives MLKWYQLPYNSDLKERARELRKAGNLSEVLFWKRVRNRQFMNLDFDRQKIIGNYIVDFFIKDIGVVIEIDGSSHVDKEEYDKERDEYLKNIGLKVIHIKDEDVRHNLDGVMEYLKEELTPLKEGGTPLAPLKEGEHTPLAPLKEGEHTPLAPLKEGNLVERILKHPNIGEQIKEWQDLGIVDENFKIEDIIEDDLTGKRLSEKYKHLPIDTKYFKDLELEILSLFDDLDKSLDGWLIKSENYQALNTLLPKFKEKVQTIYIDPPFNLDSSDQFLYRTNYKDANWATLLENRLRIAKDWLNEKGSIFVRCDYNGNWIVRPLMDEIFGMDNFRNEIDIKRNQSLPKTGDVNLVEETENLFVYAIGNNFVFRNTLAEREKPYWGDLGTRPSDKKDNPSRFINGIEFKPPKYRRWSYSQENLDEMYKNGRLKIESGKLKILIDKTRIGTNWTDLTGYSPTPTWGFLTENAEKLLFRVLDTSSNQKDIVMDFFLGSGTTTAVA, from the coding sequence GTGTTAAAATGGTACCAACTCCCTTATAACTCCGACCTAAAAGAGAGAGCACGCGAACTCAGAAAAGCTGGAAACCTCTCAGAAGTTTTATTCTGGAAGCGAGTTAGGAATAGACAATTTATGAATTTAGACTTTGATAGACAAAAGATCATAGGGAACTATATTGTTGATTTCTTTATAAAGGATATTGGTGTCGTAATTGAAATTGATGGTTCAAGCCATGTTGATAAAGAAGAATATGATAAAGAGAGAGATGAATATCTCAAAAATATTGGATTAAAAGTCATACACATCAAAGATGAAGATGTTAGACATAATTTGGATGGTGTGATGGAGTATTTGAAAGAGGAATTAACCCCTCTGAAAGAGGGAGGCACACCCCTGGCCCCTCTAAAAGAGGGGGAGCACACACCCCTGGCCCCTCTAAAAGAGGGGGAGCACACACCCCTGGCCCCTCTAAAAGAGGGGAATTTGGTGGAACGAATATTAAAACATCCGAATATAGGCGAACAAATAAAAGAGTGGCAAGACTTAGGGATTGTAGATGAAAATTTTAAGATAGAAGATATAATTGAAGATGATTTAACAGGTAAAAGGCTATCAGAAAAATATAAGCATTTACCAATAGATACAAAATATTTCAAAGATTTAGAACTTGAGATTTTGAGTTTATTTGATGATTTAGATAAATCCTTAGACGGCTGGCTGATAAAAAGTGAGAATTATCAGGCATTAAATACACTCCTACCAAAATTCAAAGAAAAAGTGCAGACAATTTATATTGATCCACCATTTAATTTAGATTCATCTGACCAGTTCCTGTATCGCACAAACTATAAAGACGCCAACTGGGCAACATTGCTTGAAAATAGATTAAGAATTGCAAAAGATTGGCTGAATGAAAAAGGAAGTATCTTTGTAAGGTGTGATTATAATGGTAATTGGATTGTGAGACCTTTGATGGATGAGATTTTTGGAATGGATAATTTTAGGAATGAGATAGATATTAAAAGAAATCAATCTCTACCGAAGACTGGAGATGTTAATTTAGTAGAGGAAACAGAAAATTTATTTGTATACGCTATTGGGAATAATTTTGTTTTTAGAAATACATTAGCTGAAAGAGAAAAACCTTACTGGGGAGATTTAGGAACACGACCTTCAGACAAGAAAGATAATCCTTCAAGATTTATAAATGGAATAGAGTTTAAACCGCCGAAATATCGAAGGTGGTCATATTCACAAGAAAATTTAGACGAAATGTATAAGAATGGAAGGTTAAAAATAGAAAGTGGAAAATTAAAAATATTAATTGATAAAACAAGAATTGGGACAAACTGGACCGATTTAACAGGGTATTCTCCAACTCCTACTTGGGGTTTTTTAACAGAAAATGCTGAAAAATTATTATTTAGGGTTTTAGATACATCATCTAATCAAAAGGATATAGTTATGGATTTCTTTTTAGGAAGTGGCACTACCACAGCCGTAGC